The following coding sequences lie in one Eptesicus fuscus isolate TK198812 chromosome 25, DD_ASM_mEF_20220401, whole genome shotgun sequence genomic window:
- the IDH3A gene encoding isocitrate dehydrogenase [NAD] subunit alpha, mitochondrial: MAGPAWVSKVSRLLGAVHTPKQVTRGFAGGVQTVTLIPGDGIGPEISNSVMKIFDAAKAPIQWEERSVTAIQGPGGKWMIPPEAKESMDKNKMGLKGPLKTPIAAGHPSMNLLLRKTFDLYANVRPCVSIEGYKTPYNDVNIVTIRENTEGEYSGIEHVIVDGVVQSIKLITEQASKRIAEFAFEYARNNHRSNVTAVHKANIMRMSDGLFLQKCREVAENCKDIKFNEMYLDTVCLNMVQDPSQFDVLVMPNLYGDILSDLCAGLIGGLGVTPSGNIGANGVAIFESVHGTAPDIAGKDMANPTALLLSAVMMLRHMGMFDHAGRIEAACFATIKGGKSLTKDLGGNAKCSDFTDEICQRVKDLE; this comes from the exons ATGGCCGGGCCCGCGTGGGTGTCCAAG GTCTCTCGGCTGCTGGGAGCCGTCCACACCCCAAAACAGGTGACCAGAGGTTTTGCTGGTGGC GTTCAGACAGTCACTTTAATTCCAGGCGATGGCATTGGCCCGGAAATTTCCAATTCCGTTATGAAGATTTTTGACGCCGCCAAA GCGCCCATCCAGTGGGAGGAGCGGAGCGTCACTGCCATTCAGGGGCCCGGCGGGAAGTGGATGATCCCCCCGGAGGCCAAGGAGTCCATGGACAAGAACAAGATGGGCCTGAAAG GCCCTTTAAAGACCCCGATCGCCGCCGGCCACCCGTCCATGAACTTACTGCTGCGTAAGACCTTCGACCTTTACGCAAATGTCCGGCCATGCGTCTCCATCGAAGGCTATAAGACCCCTTACAATGACGTGAATATCGTCACCATTCGCGAGAACACGGAGGGCGAGTACAGCGGAATCGAGCACGTG ATCGTGGACGGCGTCGTGCAGAGCATCAAGCTCATCACCGAGCAGGCGAGCAAGCGCATCGCGGAGTTCGCCTTCGAGTACGCCCGCAACAACCACCGCAGCAACGTCACCGCCGTGCACAAAGCCAACATCAT GCGCATGTCCGATGGGCTCTTTCTGCAGAAATGCAGGGAAGTGGCAGAGAACTGCAAGGACATTAAATTCAACGAAATGTACCTGGACACGGTGTGCCTGAAT ATGGTCCAGGATCCGTCCCAGTTTGACGTCCTCGTTATGCCCAACTTGTACGGAGACATCCTGAG CGACCTGTGTGCGGGACTGATCGGCGGTCTTGGCGTGACACCGAGTGGCAACATTGGCGCCAACGGGGTCGCGATCTTCGAGTCG gtcCACGGGACGGCCCCCGACATCGCGGGCAAGGACATGGCCAACCCCACGGCCCTGCTGCTCAGCGCCGTGATGATGCTGCGCCACATGGGGATGTTCGACCACGCCGGGCGCATCGAGGCCGCCTGCTTCGCGACTATTAAGGGAGGCAAG AGCTTGACAAAGGACTTGGGAGGCAATGCCAAGTGCTCGGACTTCACAGACGAAATCTGCCAGCGAGTGAAGGACTTGGAGTAA